attttaatgcacattctgcttgaaattctattcgggaatttctgggcgtgacatgtccctagggaataagttcatttgaggtcccttaacttgtcaacgaatccgattttcgtccttcaaccgcaaaaccagatataacgggtccctcaactatcaaaaccagtgcagatgaggtccctcggtggtttggacggcggttttggctgatgtggcgcctatGTGACTAATTTGACTAGATCTTCGTCccatgtggcattgacgtggcgcttacatgaCAATTCGATTTGAAAAATAATAGTCATGGACCCACACGTTAGTTACAAAAAGATAGTAatttaaaatggtggggccACATGTCATTCTTACTCCCCTCCTCATCTTCCTCAGCTCTTCcaatctcccctctcttcatcttgTCTTGTTCCTGCTCTTCTTGATGATGGTTGTTATGCAGGAATTCAGAGACGAAGAATTAGTGCCCTGCAGCTGCTgattatgatgatgatgatgagcagTTGTGGATTTAGGGCTGGATATTTGTAGCAGGAGATATGCATAGGCCGAGAGTGTTCTTAGGATAATTGTATCATCTCGATGTAATTGACTGAGTTAAATAAaaacttccattatctaaaaaggatactctgctgctgctactaccgTTGACGGTAAAAGAGTAGGCGGCTCGCAGATGCTGCCGATTGGTGGTTGAATCGGGTCGATGTCGTCGTCGCACTGCCGGAGGGGAGCACGGTCATAGCAATGCACGTTCATGTGCCTACCAAGCGCCTGCTAACCGGAACTCCCACCGGCAGAAGCTGCACATGTAGGAGCACGGCGGCCACAAGCAGCCGCCGAGGTGCTCCGCTGCGTCCTGCGAGAACACCTGTTCCTCCCACGACGGCTTGACCCCTCCGCCACTGGCATGAGCTACCGGCCAGCTGGATCTAACGCCGGCGTCGCTGCCTGCGTCCCACAGATCCCAGCAGTGCTTGGCCATGCGCTCCATCGCGACAGCGTCAATGGCCaggcctcccctctcccctcctatGGGTAAAAAGCCACCGATGGATGGAGAGGTCCTTGCTGTTGCTCTCTAGCGatagaagaagaacatgaggaGCGTGTGAGTGGGGAGTGAGTGGCGCTGGATTTGGGGGCGAGGCTGCAAGCGGCGGCGAGATGTGGCGGTGGAGTTGGTACCTAGGATTGGAGTAACGGGGGAGAGGAcgaagcggaggaggagagctcaTGCACGATCTCAGCGCGGACGACAGCTAGGTACCGCCGTGCTTGTCGCCGGGAGGATGGAGGATGGAGGCAGAGGATTggaagagaggggaagagggtgAGGTGTAGGAGGTGGGTCTcactattttttattctgaCATGTGCGTCcgtatattttgttttatttccaaatttttattttgttccttttatttttttttcatcaaatagccacgtaagcgccacgtcaataccACGTGTGATGAAGACATGGTTAAAGACGCCACGTTAGTCAAAACCAGAGACAATAATATCGAGGAATCTcgtttgcacggttttgtaagttaagtgatgagttgtatctggtttttcgaATAAGGACAAAAACCAGGCGACGATTTAAGAGATCTAAAGTGAACTTCCTGTCGCTGGAGGCTGCCCTCTTCCTATTTTTCCAATCCTCTTCACATCGGGGAAAGTTCCGTGTGGTTAGACCTAACTGCTCAATGCTTCAAATGAGATCTGGGAGCGGCCGGTAGCCCTGGCGTCGGGCTGGGACCGGGAGGTTCAATGCCTCGTCAAGGCTtgaaaaattagaaaacaaaattgcgaaaaatcaaaagaaaaatcaatgcTTAATTAGTAAGTACCTAGAAAAAATGTCCATttgttgcaacgggtaaaaacaTTTTTTACATTATACTTTTTATTCTGAGGAAAAACTCATTTCCTTTTCAGTCCCAGTCTAACCTGTTACCTCCGTCTGTTTGGCTTGCCTCTCTTTGGCTAGCCTACAAGTAAAGCCGTAAGCCTAGCTCGCCTAATCGACTGATGTCTTCAATCTCTGGAAGACAATCTCGTGTCCAAACCATCCTAGAACCGATCCTCCCCATCAATATGTGACTGTCGTCTTCAATCTCTGAAAGACAGATCCTCCCCATCAATATGCGACTGCCGTCTTCAATCTCTAGAAAGATATTTTCGTCACCATACAATGTTAGAACCGATCCTCCCCAGATTGAATTTTTCTCGATCTCCCAAAATTGATTGTGGACTTATGATACACTCGTACTATTTTCGTTTTTATCAAAATCGAAACGAATCCATAAAATTCAGGATAAAAATGAACTTTTAATGGAGATTACATGGTGACTTTTAAATGGAGATTAGATCTGGTAAATTAAAGCGGAATTGAAAGAAACAATAGTGGGGAAAATAATGAGGGAGTAGTGAAGAATCTTTTTTCAGTCAATTGGAGGAGGGAATGTATGGGGAGGAACCTAAACCCTGAACCCAGATTAACGTGGCAGCGACGCTAGGGGTTAGATAAAAAACGAACGAAAAAAGAGCGGATGAAAATGAGGCAGAAAAAAAGCCGGATGGAAAAAAGAAacgaagaaataaaaaaaaagggacagaaaaaaaagaggcgGACAAAAAACACGAAAAAAAGaatcggaaaaaaaagaaaacagcgAAAAATCACGGGAAAAACTGAATCGGAAAAAAAACAGACggaaatttttttatggaaaCCTTACGTATTTTTTAGTTAGATAGACTATAAAGAatacccatgcgttgcaacgggtgaaggttatttaaattttattattgttatacggtttagttaatgtgaaatttactgtgagaattcgcttggatatgtatttttctagaaaatcatgaactacaattaggagtccaatcatctcaagttagtatacgagttttttttaaagagatttcttatacgactccttatgTATTTCCCAAAGCGAACAATCTAGAAACCTGACTCAAATAGATATccgtatttccaaaagcgaacgaacttaaaaaccgactcttacacggataacgtaccaaagtgccggcaaaaacatctttaatttttataatagtagagatatagatTTGGCTTTCTTTTATTCTAACTTATCGTCCAACTACTAATTACTAACTACGTGCGTACGTGTCTTGAAATCTTTGATTGCTCTGTTATATGACTGTGGGCTACAATTGTTAGGCCCCACTCATTCTATGGCTCTTTGTACCATTGCTACAAAATATCAAATAGATGTTAGCACAATAGATACCGGAAGTGttaaaaccggtacctataagCATTTTCCCACCTCTACGGTCCGAAAAtataaaaaaccgacacctttattATAGGTGTCGATTCTGTAAAAAAAACCACCTATACTAAAGGTGtcgattttttaaagtaaaacgacaccattaattaattatagatGTCGGTTTTTTAATGAAATGACACCTATATTAATTAAAGGGGCTGGTTTTcagaaaaaccggcacctttagaatcgagccgagccgagccggagGAGATATTTCTTCTCCCGATGGGGCCCACACATTTCTCCTAATGACACATTTGAGTGGATTAATAGGAAAGATTAAAATTGATTTCACCCGTAACAACGCTTTTGTGTGGTggaaaaactgaaaatagtcATTATTAGCCTTTCTTTATTAATTATCTCGATCCATCGGCTTACCTTTTTCTTCTGTGTATCCTTACGCTGCCGTGGTCGATTGATTGGTTATACTTCGATGCATGCTACAAATTATATTTACCCGTGCGTTGTAAGAAAAACTCTTAATCATCTTTTTTTGGGCCATATACAAGAAATGATGTTTTTAGGGCCCatttagttcacgaaaagaaTACTTTTGTGTTACacacatgtttgaccggatattagaaggggtttttggacacgattaaaaaaactaatttcataactcgtctggaaaccgcgagacgaatctttttagcctaattaatccgtcattagcatatgtgggttactgtagcacttatggctaattatggactaattaggataaaaaaaattcgtctcaTGATTTCCCCTCTAactatacaattagttttttaatctatatttaatgctctatgcatgtgtcaaaGATTCGTTGTGATATTTTTAGGAAACTAAGCCAGGCCTTATCTGCTGAGTTGGACTTCCTCTTCGTTTTTTTCACGCAATTCGATTTAGGCTCATTTGGTCTGCTCTCTAtttttatctatctattatattattaaaacagccttgAAAGGAGGCACTAAGTTCGCTGTgcgggctagaaattcccatgttaattggagaaaaagaaaagaaaagtccaagtaaaaatataatctaaaaatagctgaaattcggaattaaaagtaagcaatattgaaaaaagagtccaaataggaaagtaatacgagattaatcaaaattcggaataaaaataaaataaaatctgaaattagcaaaccttgaaaggaggcacaacgttcgctgtggaggctagaaattccaaCATTAAttcgagaaaaagaaaagaagagtccaagtagaaatataatCTAAAAGTAGCTGAGATTCGAAATTAAAAGTAAGCAATATTGAATAAAAAGTctaaataggaaagtaatacgagattaatcaaaattagcaataaaaataaaataaaatccgaaattagaaaaaaaaagagtccaagtaggaatacaatttaaaaataactaaaatttggaattaaaaaagaaatattgaaagaagagtccataaaagaatccaatacgagattaattaaaattcgaaataaaaataaaaaaaatcaaaattagaaaaaaggaaaagaaaagaagagttaaagtaggagtacaatttaaaattagctgaaattcggaattaaatataagcaatattaaaataagagtatgtataagaacccaatagtagattaattaaaattcggaataaaaaaataaaatgaaatccaaaattaggcaaattaaaaagagagttaaagtaggaatacaattttaaaacaactgaaattaaaaataaaaaaataaaaatatcaaaagaacacaatatgtaaataaactaaattctaaaatgagaaaaagaaaaaaagatttcaacTAGGGATACaatttataactaaaattagtgataaaaaataaagattattgaaagaaaagaccatctgaAACACAtgatgagattaattaagtagcaAGCCTATACAGGagcagagtggtggcggttgatgggacatctaaaaactattaataaaacaccaaatagaaattccaaatgacgattaaaaggaaggACGATGGACAGGTCATGAAGCAATCGGTCAaggcggttggcgggacttctagaaagtaaaaaaaataaaccccaatgataatcatattttatttttaaaatctcaattaaAATATGAGGCAGCGGGCGGGTCgtataggagtacaatggcagagCCACCAATAGTTGGTGGGTCTTCTTGAAATTAAAATATGAATTCCAacaatagttatgttcgatttttataatcccaatgataataaagagtatGCGGCGAACGGGTCGTAGAAGAGTATAGTGGTAGCGTTTGATAGgattttttaaaggttcgggcttctaaatattgtaaaaaaaaagaaacccaacgagacaaaAAACTgtaaaaactataaggtccatttttaaaggtttgggcttctaaaaagtaaaaaaaaaccaatgataatcatgtttaattttaaaatctcaatgacattAAAGAAGGGCGGCAACGTGTGAATCGTAGGGGAGGACAATAACAAAGTCGCTGACGTTTTGGCGGaacttatagaaagtaaaaaaatgaacgtaaacgataattatgttagACTATTAAAATagtaatgacaataaagagaagatgcaGTGGACGGTCGTAGAGGATTATAATGGTAGCGTTTGACgaaacttctagaaattataaaaaagaagcccaacatgacaataaactctaaaaactataagtttTTATATCCAAATTTTAAAGGtttcaaggagaatgaatagaaacagtGGTTGATCGAGCaagtaaataaataataatataacaGAAGTAAGGGCTAgtaactggtgtgacttttaaaaactataaaattagaaacacaaGTATGCTAAGTTTTGgtctttcaaaatcttaagacaatgagacaactatttaataaattttaagtaaaatcatattaaaaatatataattttatatatatgctaGCAGCGTAATTGCGCGGACCACCCATCTAATTTCTCTGAGCGTATGCTGTCTAATCTTCCTATCCCAAACATTCAGAATTGTTGGGATTTTATTTCACCGGTAAATTTGGGTAACCGTAAAATGTAAGCGTACATGTAGTGTTAACAAAGGGGAAATGATTGAGATCACGCAAGGAGGCAGGAAACAGCGGTCAGGTTGGCTgcttagggcacccacaatggttatctataggctctctataagatatccatgtcagcatattttcctacttggaagagattaaatgaagagagagagcaaagctatctactaacctggagatagtctatagagaaaaacgagacaatgtattagagagctatagatacctatgtagacatactattgagatggtttacttattaatctagtctattgctgagatgtacatgttttatagatagcaccttactttaccattgcgggtgctcttagcaATGCTGACTGGTCCGATCAAAGTCAACGGTTTCGTGTCCAAGTCTAAATCTAGCTTCCTGCAGCATTgtcctcatcgccaccaccagaCCACgcacagcacagcacagcacagcacaCATACTAGTACTATATGACAAGTCCACGGAGAGCATCTCTCTCAATAATGTAACCACCAAACCGGAGTAGCGAGTGGCAATTATTTTGCAGTAAAAATGGAGAGTAACAGAGGTTTAAGTTAGTTATAGTAGCATGAATTTGGAAGCAAGTCAGACGGATGGACGAAAGCATGCAGATGCAGTTAATATATTACTATATCGCTGTTTACCTGTATTACAAATGTTTAGTAGTACTCCAGTAattatattccctccgtttcaaaatatttaacaccgttgactttttagtacgtgtttgaccattcgtcttattcaaaaaaaaattaaagtaatTAGTTATTCTTTTCGTATCATGTGATTCATtgctaaatatacttttatgtatacatatagttaaacatatattaaaaagtcaacggtgtcaaatatgttgaaacggagggagtatttgagaAAGCGTTAATATTGATTGTGATTAGCCGCCGTGGGCAACAGGAAAGGCACATGGATTACGCGCGCGATTGAAGAAGAAATTCCAGTCCACAGTCAAGGCAATGAATATTCAATTTACATGATGGGCAAATTGGCTACAGTGTTGTTGACTAGACTCGAGGTGAGGAGAGTCGTCGGTTCGATCCCAAATCCAAAAGCAAGAAATCCAATTCCCTTCCCCAATCCAGCAAGCACAACCATGGCGGCcgctgtcctcctcctcctcctcctaccggccctcgccgccgcccaggcCCAGGCCCAGCAGATGCGGACCTTCTCCGCCAACGACACCAATTGGAGCCCCGCCGAGAGCAACCGCACCCTCGTCTCCAACAACGGGGACTTCGCCGCCGGATTCcggccctccccctcctccccagcCAAGTTCTGGTTCGCCGTCTGGGTGAGCGCCAACGCCAACGAGTCCAGGCCGGTCGTCATATGGTACGCCCACAACGACGACCACTCCGCCGTGGAGGGCGACGCCAATTCCGTGCTCTCCATCGACGCGGCGGGGAAGCTGTCGTGGAGCGACAACGGCAACAGCACCACCCTTTGGTCCCGCAACTTCAACTCCACGAGTGCCCCTTTGTCTCTGAACGACTCGGGGAGCCTCGACCACGGCGCCTGGTCCAGCTTCGGGGAGCCGACGGACACGCTGATGGCGTCGCAGGCCATCCCCAGCATTAGCaacggcaccaccaccaccaccagcatcaCCCTGCAGTCCCAGAACGGCAGATTCCAGCTGTTCAACGCCCTCACCCTGCAGCACGGCTCCTCCGCCTACGCCAACATCACCGGCAACACCGCCCTGCGCAACCTCACCGCCGACGGCACGCTGCAACTCGCTGGTGGCAATCCCTCCCAGCTCATCGCCTCCGACCAGGGCTCCactcgccgcctgcgccgcctcaccctcgacgacgacggcaaccTGCGCCTCTACAGCCTGCAGTCCAAGAAAGGGCAGTGGCGGGTGGTATGGCAGCTGGTGCAGGAGCTCTGCACCATCCGGGGCGCCTGCCAAGGGGAGGCCAACATCTGCGTCCCCCAAGGCGCCGACAACACCACCTGCGTCTGCCCGCCGGGGTACCGCCCGCAGGGCCTGGGCTGCGCCCCCAAGCTTAACTACAGCGGCAAGGGCAACGACGACAAGTTCGTGCGGATGGATTTCGTTTCCTTCTCCGGTGGCGCCGACACCGGAGTGTCCGTCCCCGGCAAGTACATGACCAGCCTGACGCCGCAGAACCTGGCGGACTGCCAGAGCAAGTGCCGGGCCAACGCCTCTTGCGTGGCCTTCGGCTACAAGTTGGGCGGGGACCGGACGTGCCTGCACTACACGCGGCTGGTGGACGGCTattggtcgccggcgacggagatGTCGACCTACCTGCGGGTGGTGGAGTCGAACAACGACCCGAACAACTTCACGGGGATGACGACGATGATCGACACGGTGTGCCCGGTGCGGCTGGCGCTGCCGGTGCCGCCGAAGCAGGGGCGGACGACGATCCGGAACATCGCCATCATCACGGCGCTGTTCGCGGTGGAGCTGCTGGCGGGGGTGCTGTCGTTCTGGGCGTTCCTGCGCAAGTACTCGCAGTACAGGGAGATGGCGCGGACGCTGGGGCTGGAGTACCTCCCCGCCGGCGGGCCGCGGCGGTTCTCGTACGCGGAGCTGAAGGCGGCGACCAAGGAGTTCTCGGACTTGGTGGGGCGCGGGGCGTACGGGAAGGTGTACCGCGGGGAGCTGCCGGACCGGCGGGCGGTGGCAGTGAAGCAGCTGGacggggtgggcgggggagagGCGGAGTTCTGGGCGGAGGTGACCATCATCGCGCGGATGCACCACCTCAACCTGGTGCGGATGTGGGGGTTCTGCGCGGACAAGGAGCAGAGGATGCTGGTGTACGAGTATGTGCCAAACGGATCGCTGGACAAGTACCTGTTCGCTCCAGGCACCGGCACCCAAGGAGACGAAGAAGAGAGCAACAAGCGGCCTCTGCTTGACCTGCACACCCGCTACCGCATCGCTCTGGGCGTGGCGCGCGCCATCGCGTACCTTCACGAGGAGTGCCTCGAGTGGGTTCTGCACTGCGACATCAAGCCTGAGAACATCCTTCTGGAGGACGACTTCTGCCCCAAGGTGTCCGACTTCGGGCTGTCCAAGCTCACCAGCAAGAAGGAGAAGGTGACCATGTCCCGCATCCGTGGCACCCGCGGGTACATGGCCCCCGAGTGGGTCATCCACCGCGAGCCCATCACCGCCAAGGCCGACGTCTACAGCTTCGGCATGGTTCTGCTTGAGATCGTCTCCGGCCGCCGCAACTACGGCTTCCGCCAGGACTCCGTCGGCAGCGAGGACTGGTACTTCCCCAAGTGGGCCTTCGAGAAGGTCTACGTCGAGCGCCGCATCGACGACATCATCGACCCTCGCATCGTCCAGGCCGAGGCCTACGACGACGACCCCGCCAGCCTCGCCACCGTCGAGCGCATGGTCAAGACGGCCATGTGGTGCCTTCAGGACCGCGCCGACATGAGGCCCTCCATGGGCAAGGTCGCCAAGATGCTCGAGGGCACCGTCGAGATCACCGAGCCCGTCAAGCCCACCATCTTCTGCGTCCAGGACGACTGATCTCTCCTAGGAGTACTCCACTTCTTGCCACGAGAGACACACAAATTATCTTTCTTATTTATTATACTAGTACTAGTTCAGATCAGATCAGAGCAGAGCACTGCATATCCTGCGTTGTCTGATTTGCCTGCTGGGCTCACGACAGCAACTGAGCAAGGCAAATGTACATGATGAGTGGATTACGCTTCAAAATGATACGCACCATCAAATTCGTCGGCATCTCTCTCGTAGGCTCAGCGCAGATATCATGACATatatttaccttttttttattagtaaatttcataaaactacatatactttgactaaattatcataaaactacatatttaaggtcATATATCATagaactacatatttagcaacaaatttatcacaaaactacataatttagaataaaattatcacaaaactataaattttaggatttaaatcctTTGCACTAATGTAATGTTTGAGTTATAAATATCcaagttttgtgattaaattgacaTTAAACATATATG
Above is a window of Oryza sativa Japonica Group chromosome 10, ASM3414082v1 DNA encoding:
- the LOC4347940 gene encoding G-type lectin S-receptor-like serine/threonine-protein kinase At1g34300, whose translation is MAAAVLLLLLLPALAAAQAQAQQMRTFSANDTNWSPAESNRTLVSNNGDFAAGFRPSPSSPAKFWFAVWVSANANESRPVVIWYAHNDDHSAVEGDANSVLSIDAAGKLSWSDNGNSTTLWSRNFNSTSAPLSLNDSGSLDHGAWSSFGEPTDTLMASQAIPSISNGTTTTTSITLQSQNGRFQLFNALTLQHGSSAYANITGNTALRNLTADGTLQLAGGNPSQLIASDQGSTRRLRRLTLDDDGNLRLYSLQSKKGQWRVVWQLVQELCTIRGACQGEANICVPQGADNTTCVCPPGYRPQGLGCAPKLNYSGKGNDDKFVRMDFVSFSGGADTGVSVPGKYMTSLTPQNLADCQSKCRANASCVAFGYKLGGDRTCLHYTRLVDGYWSPATEMSTYLRVVESNNDPNNFTGMTTMIDTVCPVRLALPVPPKQGRTTIRNIAIITALFAVELLAGVLSFWAFLRKYSQYREMARTLGLEYLPAGGPRRFSYAELKAATKEFSDLVGRGAYGKVYRGELPDRRAVAVKQLDGVGGGEAEFWAEVTIIARMHHLNLVRMWGFCADKEQRMLVYEYVPNGSLDKYLFAPGTGTQGDEEESNKRPLLDLHTRYRIALGVARAIAYLHEECLEWVLHCDIKPENILLEDDFCPKVSDFGLSKLTSKKEKVTMSRIRGTRGYMAPEWVIHREPITAKADVYSFGMVLLEIVSGRRNYGFRQDSVGSEDWYFPKWAFEKVYVERRIDDIIDPRIVQAEAYDDDPASLATVERMVKTAMWCLQDRADMRPSMGKVAKMLEGTVEITEPVKPTIFCVQDD